The DNA sequence CAACTGTGGCTATATGGTAAGTGAAGCAGCACGCGGCCAAGGTGTCGCCCGCAAGCTATGCGTGCACTCACAAACAGAAGCGCTAAAACTGGGGTTTAAAGCGATGCAATTTAACTCGGTAGTATCCAGCAATACGGTGGCTATCTCACTGTGGCAGAAATTAGGATTTAGCATCATAGGGACCATTCCTAAAGCTTACAAACATCCCGAACTTAGCTATATCGATTGCCTAATAATGCACAAGCAACTCAGCGACTATTAGTTGAGATCCGCGTAAATTAAGGCCAGTTCTACAGCTAACTGTTCAACCTGCTGCTCGGTAAGCGTTTCAGTTAAATCATAATGAGACTTTAACTTTGTTTGAAGCTGTTTAATATCAATCTGCAAGGCGCGACTTCTGCCTTGTAACGCTTCTATCTGATCCCATTTTAGTCGCGGGTCCAAAGGCTTATCACCTAAAGGACGCACCATCGGTAACTCCACATCAGGTCTAATACCCCTATTTTGCAGGCCTTCACCAGTAATTCTATATACTTTAGCGATAGTATATTGAACGGCACCAAAAACCTCTTCTACGTCGTATAGTCGCGACAGCGAGCGATACTGTTGTATAGTACCTCTGCCAAAGCTTGTGTCCCCTATGATAATTGCTCGACCGTAATCTTGCATTGCCGCTGCAAAAATCTCGGTGCCAGCGGCCGATGCTTGATTAAGCAAAATAGTAACCTTACCAAGAAACGGATTTGCGGCGGGTTTTGCACTCATAGCTTCAACTTCAAGCTGCGAATCCTTTCCATGTGCCACGAGTAAGACTGGCTCGGTAATGCCAAATAAACCTGGTAGTGTTATTACCTCAGTCAACGACCCACCGCCATTGTTGCGTAAATCTATCAACACATTATCAACACCTTTGGCTTGCAACTCAATGAGCGCGGCTTCCAGCTCTTTGGCGAAATCTTTAGGCATGCTTTCAAAATGAATAAGCGCGGTTTTCGGGTGCGATTTTATGATTTTGTAACCGAGCATTTCCCGCTTAAAAGCGATTCGCTGCTCCGTATAAGTAACTAACTCATTACTATTGGCTTTAAGCACCATGACCTTTACAGTGCTACCTTCTGGCCCTTTGACCAAGCTAACAACACTAGCCAGCTCTTCACCTAATAGTGGTATCACCCTGCCATTGTCTTCAATAGCAACAATCACATCATCTACTTTTAGCGCACTGTTGGAATGTCCCCGCTTGTACTTAACTTTCGCTCCTTTCGTGTCACTATCAAACACCAAACCTAGTCCATACGTTCCATTTGAAACCTTCCTATACTGTTCTTTATATTCAGCAGAATGGTAAGATTCGGAGTTAGAGTAAGCTTTCACGTAAGCTTGCGCTAAACGGTCAAATTGATGAATATCGGTGTTCTGCTCAAGTGTGTCTAACTGCAGTTGGTAACGTTTATACACAAACTGGCGAGCGCTTTCTGTATCTAAGCCTAGCCGCGCTAACCACTGCAAATCGTCTTGCAATTGCTGTTGCCAACAAGCGCTTAACTCATGGGCGGCATGCTGACTAACAGGTGCTTGTTCTGGTTCAAATTGCTGAATTTTGTAAACTAGAGATTGCTGCTTTCGCTCATCAGCTAAAGACAAGATAGATAAGCTACTGTCCAACAGGCCTTTAGCCAAACCTAAGGCTAAATCATCCCGATATGTTTGGCGTAAAGCGCTAAGTTCTTCTGCGCTCAGCAAGCACTGTTGACTAAATTCAAGCGCAATTAACTGATCAAAATAGTACTGAGATAATAGGCGCTGAGAGTCAAAAGCTTGTATGTGAGATCGAGAAAGCAGCGCTGTTAACCGCTTCATTCCGGTTTTAAGATTTTGGGTTACTGCCGGAGAATCGCCAAGTATGGGCTTTGCTTGTGGTACAGAATCATCATACTCAGGCTTGGTAGCACCCGCTACTGCCGGTTGCTCACTGTTGCTGGGTGTTACTGCAACGTCAACCTTTGAAGGAGTATTGGTGGCGCAAGCCACCAGAAAAATGGTGACGAATACGGCAGGAAAACCTAAATGCAAAACTACCTCCTTGTAGCAATGAGTCATCTATAAGTATTGAGGCCATGAGATTAACATACTGATATTAATAAAAATTTGATACACAGCCTAAAATCATAGTTTTGCATAATAAGGTTTTATTGAGCTGCAGGCTTACCTGTCGAATGAAGGTAGATTAACGAAACCTTAATCAACAAAAGTCTTTTAAAAAACCAAAAAAGCCGCTCAAGAGAGCGGCCATAGTAGTAACCTGAGTTAAATGTTAAACACTCATCCAGCGTTTTACATCGGCTTCGTCAACTTCGTCTTTACTGCCTTGCAGTACCACATTACCCCGGTCTAACACGGTGTAGTGATCGGCTAAGGCCACCGCAAAGTCAAAGTACTGCTCTACTAATACAATCGCCATTTCGCCGCGATCGCGCAGTAATGCCAATACCTTTTGGATGTCTTTAATAATCGACGGTTGAATCCCTTCGGTGGGTTCATCGAGCATCAGTAGTTTAGGGCGCATGATTAAGGCTCTTGCGATCGCCAGCTGCTGCTGCTGACCACCCGATAAATCACCACCACGCCGGGCTAGCATTTGCTTAAGCACCGGGAACAAACGAAATATTTCATCAGGGATAAATCGCTCTGATTTTGGCAACACAGAAAAACCCGTTTTTAGGTTTTCTAGCACCGTTAACTGACCAAATATTTCACGCCCTTGTGGCACAATAGCAATGCCCTGTTTGGCACGCTGTGCGGCCGACATTTTACTAATATCTTTACCGTTAAACATGATGCTGCCAGCGCTAATGTTTTGCTGGCCAGCTAAGGCCTTGAGCAAGGTAGTTTTACCTACCCCATTGCGCCCTAATACACAGCTTATTTTGCCCGGCTCAGCGCTCAAATTAACATTATATAAGGCTTGGCTAGCACCATAGTGGCTATCCACTTGAGAAAGTTCTAACATTATTATTTCGCCTCCTAGCGCCCTAAGTACACTTCAATAACTTGTTGATTTTGCTGTACTTGCTCAAGGGTGCCTTGGGCTAATACCGAACCTTCGTGTAATACCGTTACTGGACAATCGAGGGCTTTTACAAAATCCATATCGTGTTCAACCACCACCAAAGAGTGCTTTTTTGCTAGCTCTTTAAACAGTTCGGCGGTAAGGGCGGTTTCTTCGTCGGTCATGCCTGCGGCGGGCTCATCAATCAGCAGAAGTTGTGGCTCTTGCATGATCAACATACCAATTTCTAACCACTGTTTTTGACCGTGAGACAAAGCGCCAGCCAACCAGTCTTGCTTGTCGCTTAAGCGGATCAAAGCTAGCGTATCGCCAATTTGCTTATTATCACTGGAAGACAGTTTATGCATCAGCGATTCAAATACACCACGTCGCCCCGCCAAGGCAAGCTCGAGGTTTTCAAACACACTGAGGTTTTCTATCACCGACGGTTTTTGGAATTTTCGACCAATACCAATGTTGGCAATTTCGGCTTCGTCGTGCTGGGTCAAGTCGATGTCGTTATTAAAGAAAACCGAGCCTTCATCGGGGCGCAGCTTACCGGTAATCACATCCATCATGGTGGTTTTACCGGCGCCATTGGGGCCAATGATGGCGCGCATTTGGCCGGGCTCTAAGATTAGCGACAAGCTATTAAGTGCTTTAAAGCCATCAAAGCTCTTAGTAACACCATCAACATATAGAATGGTGTCTTGAGGAATATGTACACTACGCATTTGCTGCTCCTTCACTTGGCTTTGCAGGCGCTTTACCGCCCTCGCTGCTTACCTCTGTGGCTTCAACAGCTTGCTTAGTTTCGCTAGGTTTCATCGCCGCACGTTCACTTATTTTTCGCTTAATGCTGGCATATAACCCCACCACGCCTTTAGGTAACCACAAGGTAGTCACCACAAACAAACCACCTAGGAAGAACAACCATAGTTCGGGGAAAGCACCGGTAAACCAAGACTTACCAAAGTTCACCAATAGCGCACCAAATATTGCACCAAACAAGGTACCTCGGCCGCCTACGGCTACCCAAACAATGCTTTCAATCGAATTAAGCGGGGCAAATTCACCAGGGTTAATAATGCCCACTTGCGGCACATATAAGGCCCCTGCCACCCCCGCCAACATCGCTGATACAACAAACACAAATAGCTTGAAGCGTTCTACTCTATAGCCAATAAAGCGCGTTCTGCTCTCACTATCACGCACCGCAATTAATACTCGACCCAGTTTTGAGTTAACGATCCAGCGACACAATACGTAAGCACCGGCTAAGGCTAAAGCGCTTAAGGCAAACAACACCGCACGGGTGGTATCCGCTTGCAAGTTGTACCCCAGGATATCTTTAAAGTCGGTTAAGCCGTTGTTACCGCCAAAACCCATGTCGTTGCGGAAGAAGGCTAGCATTAAGGCATAAGTGAGGGCTTGGGTAATAATTGACAGATATACCCCTGTTACTCGCGAACGGAACGCTAAATAACCAAAGATGAAAGCCAATATTCCTGGTGCTAAAAACACCATTAACATAGCAAACGGGAACATATCAAAACCAAACCAGTACCAAGGCAGCTCAGACCAATCGAGGAACACCATAAAGTCCGGTAATTCAGGATTGGCGTATACACCTCGGTCGCCAATTTGGCGCATCAGGTACATGCCCATAGCATAACCACCCAATGCAAAGAAGGCCCCGTGACCCAAACTCAAAATACCGCAATACCCCCATACCAAATCAACGGCAATAGCCAACAGGGCATAACATAGGTATTTACCTAACAAGGTGACCCAGTAGCTGCTTAAATGCAGCGGGTTTTCTGGGCTAAGCAATAGGCTCATCATTGGCACTAAAATCGCCGACAATAGTAAAGCTAACAACATCGCGTTGCCCACTTTATCTTTCACTAAAAATCTTACTAATAATGACTTTGGCATGACTTAGTCCTCCACCGTACGGCCTTTCAAGGCAAACAAGCCTCGAGGACGTTTTTGAATAAACAAGATGATGAATACCAACACCATAATTTTGGCTAATACTGCGCCAGCAAAGGGTTCCATCAGCTTGTTTGCCACACCTAAGGTTAAGGCACCAATCACGGTACCAAATAAGTTGCCTACACCACCAAATACCACCACCATGAACGAATCAATAATGTAGTTTTGACCAAGGTTAGGGCCGACGTTAGTTAACTGACTTAAGGCCACACCAGCCACACCGGCAATACCAGAACCCAAACCAAAGGTCATCGCGTCTACCCAGCTTGAGCGAATGCCCATTGAATTGGCCATAGGGCGATTTTGGGTTACCGCGCGCATTTGCAAACCAAAGAAAGTTTTACGCAAAATAGTCCACAACAGGGCAACCACCATAAAGCTGAACACAATGATATATAAGCGGTTATAGGTCAGCGACAACACGCCGTTAATTTCTAACGAGCCACTCATCCATTGCGGCGTAATCACCGCTTGGTTTAAGGGACCAAAAATACTGCGCACCGCTTGCTGCAACATTAAACTTAAACCAAAAGTAGCCAATAGGGTTTCTAGAGGTCGGCCGTAGAGAAAACGAATAACGCCGCGCTCAATCAAAATACCCACTAAACCTGACACCACAAAGGCAGCAGGAACCGCCACTAATAATGACCACTCAATATTGTTAGGCATTAACTGCTGCACCACATAAGTGGTATACGCGCCAAGCATAATCATTTCGCCGTGGGCCATGTTAATCACGCCCATCACCCCAAAGGTAATGGCCAGGCCTACTGCTGCCAGTAGCAATACAGCGCCTAAACTTAGGCCAAAGTACATGTTTTCAGCGATACTGTTTACTTGCAGTAACTGCTGATTAGTCGCGATGGCTTTATCAATTTCTTCTAGTACTTCAGCATCTTGTTCACTGGCTTGCTGTTTAACCAAGACATTGCGTGAAGCCGGGTCGAGCTTACCAGCGAGCAGTTGGGCCGCTTCAACACGCGCAGGCGCATCGGCAAACTGCAAATTGATGATGGCCTGCATCTCTTTTAACTTGGCGATGACGTCTTTATCTTGCTCAGCCACTAAACGTTTTTCAATTAAGGGGCTGTAACTGGCATCAGCGTCATTCATCAAGGAGCGAATCGCAGCAATACGGTCAATTGACGATTCAGCATTTAACCCCACCAGCGCTAAACCATTGCGTAGCTGACGGCGGATTTTGTTATTCACAGACACTTTTTTGATCTTTGACTTCTTCACCAGCCCTAAATCGCTGCTATCAATCACCGACACCAAGGCATATTCACTCCCCGTTTTGGTCGCCACTACCACCTGTTTGTCTGATTTTTGGTAATACAATGTTGCGTCTAGCAAACTTTGAAATATTAATGAGTTACGCGTATCGCCAGTGGCGATGAGCGCTTCAATAGCTTGTTTTTTTTGATTATTATTTTTTGCAGTTAAGGCCTGCACTGCCTGTTCCCAGTCGCTAGCTGCCGCTGGTAGTACCCACAATACGAGTAATACACTGGCAATAAAGCGAGAGAAACGAGATATGTATATGCTCAAAACAATCCCTACTCTTGATTGATTCAAATACAAAAGGCGCTACCGAATCACTCCAGTCGCGCCTTTTTTAATAAAGCGCCTAAGGCGCTTAGCTGTTTACGCGAACTAGCTTAGTAGTTCTGACCTGAACATTGGCCTGTTTTAATATTGAAGTTGCCGCACGCTATCGGTGCTGTCCAATCAGCAACAATCAACGCAGACTCTTCAAGATGGTCTGTCCATGCATCACCAATTACGCCACCAGCTGTTTGCCATACTGTCTCAAATTGACCGTCAGCTTGGATTTCACCAATAAGTACTGGTTTAGTTAGGTGGTGGTTAGTATTCATTACTGCGTAACCGCCAGTTAAGTTAGGCACGGTGATACCGTACATTGCGTCACGTACTGGGTCAGTATCTGTAGTACCGGCTTTCTCAACCGCTTCAGCCCACATTTGGAAACCAATGTATGTTGCTTCCATTGGGTCGTTAGTTACACGCTTGTCGTCACCCGTGTAAGCTTTCCAAGCTTCAATAAAGCTTTCGTTTGCTTCGCTGTCAGCACTCTGGAAGTAGTTCCAAGCCGCTAAGTGACCCACAAGAGGCGCCGTATCAAAACCAGATAGTTCTTCTTCACCTACAGAGAAGGCCACTACTGGAATGTCTTCTGCTGAGATACCTTGGTTAGCTAGCTCTTTGTAGAACGGTACGTTTGCATCACCATTAATGGTTGAAACAACCGCTGTTTTCTTACCTGCGCCACCAAATTTCTTCACATCAGAAACGATGGTTTGCCAATCAGAGTGACCAAATGGCGTGTAGTTAATCATGATGTCTGCGTCAGCGACGCCTTTAGACTTCAAGTAAGCTTCAAGAATTTTGTTAGTCGTACGTGGGTATACGTAATCGGTTCCCGCGAGTACCCAACGCTCAACACCTTCTTCTGCCATTAAGTAATCAACCGCAGGAATAGCTTGTTGGTTAGGAGCAGCGCCCGTATAGAATACGTTTTTAGAGCTTTCTTCACCTTCGTATTGAACAGGGTAGAACAGCATGCCGTTCAGTTCTTCAATAACAGGCAGTACCGACTTACGCGATACCGACGTCCAACAACCGAAGATAACGTCCACTTGTTCTTTATCTAATAATTCACGGGCTTTTTCTGCAAACAAAGGCCAATTTGAAGCAGGATCAACCACTACCGGCTCAAGCTTTTTACCTAGTAGGCCACCTTTTTTGTTTTGCTCTTCAATCATCATTAACACCGTGTCTTTCAGTGTTGTTTCACTGATGGCCATGGTGCCTGATAAAGAGTGTAAAACACCCACTTTAATCGTTTCTGCTGCTTGTGCCGCATTCATTGAAAAGGCTAGGGCTACGCCGCCCGCTACCGTTACCAACTTCTTCCATTTGCTATGTTGTGTCATTGCTATATATCCTATTATTTTATAGTCCTTTAGAGCATGCGGTACCTCATGCAGTGCTGAATACACTAGAGCACTGACTGTGCCAAAGAAGACAAAAACAATAAAATCAACAACTTAATAAACAAAGGTCAAAATTAACAAATCATTAACGCACAGTTTTCGAGCGAACCACTCTAAAAAATGCACCAAAATGATCAACTAGCAAGCAACCCCCAAATTGACGCACCTTTTTGAAACAAACGCACCAAATTGATCCAATTCGAAACCAAAGAAAAGCACCAATGTGGTACAAAGTCGCGCCTATAGTCAGGCTGAAAAACTGGTTTGTTTCTTGCTGTATATAGCTAAGCAAAAAGAATCGAAACAATCAGTTAGCCAAGGGACCAATGTGAGCCAGCTTATTCAAACCAAGCACAGCAAGACATCAGCACCGATTAAACAAGGTTGGTTAGCTCAGCTTGATCTCGGCTTTGCGCCTATTGCTAACAAAACACGGTTAACGCTCAACAAGAGCATTGGCCCGTTAAGGGTACAGCGACCGTTTCATCCGGAATTAACCGCACCAGACTGCTGCCACGTTTATTTGTTACACCCACCGGGTGGTTTAGTGGCGGGCGACAAACTGCTCATGAATGTAGAGTGCTTTGAAGGCAG is a window from the Agarivorans sp. TSD2052 genome containing:
- the urtD gene encoding urea ABC transporter ATP-binding protein UrtD, with the protein product MRSVHIPQDTILYVDGVTKSFDGFKALNSLSLILEPGQMRAIIGPNGAGKTTMMDVITGKLRPDEGSVFFNNDIDLTQHDEAEIANIGIGRKFQKPSVIENLSVFENLELALAGRRGVFESLMHKLSSSDNKQIGDTLALIRLSDKQDWLAGALSHGQKQWLEIGMLIMQEPQLLLIDEPAAGMTDEETALTAELFKELAKKHSLVVVEHDMDFVKALDCPVTVLHEGSVLAQGTLEQVQQNQQVIEVYLGR
- the urtB gene encoding urea ABC transporter permease subunit UrtB, with translation MSIYISRFSRFIASVLLVLWVLPAAASDWEQAVQALTAKNNNQKKQAIEALIATGDTRNSLIFQSLLDATLYYQKSDKQVVVATKTGSEYALVSVIDSSDLGLVKKSKIKKVSVNNKIRRQLRNGLALVGLNAESSIDRIAAIRSLMNDADASYSPLIEKRLVAEQDKDVIAKLKEMQAIINLQFADAPARVEAAQLLAGKLDPASRNVLVKQQASEQDAEVLEEIDKAIATNQQLLQVNSIAENMYFGLSLGAVLLLAAVGLAITFGVMGVINMAHGEMIMLGAYTTYVVQQLMPNNIEWSLLVAVPAAFVVSGLVGILIERGVIRFLYGRPLETLLATFGLSLMLQQAVRSIFGPLNQAVITPQWMSGSLEINGVLSLTYNRLYIIVFSFMVVALLWTILRKTFFGLQMRAVTQNRPMANSMGIRSSWVDAMTFGLGSGIAGVAGVALSQLTNVGPNLGQNYIIDSFMVVVFGGVGNLFGTVIGALTLGVANKLMEPFAGAVLAKIMVLVFIILFIQKRPRGLFALKGRTVED
- a CDS encoding GNAT family N-acetyltransferase; this translates as MIRAMTQADFTAFWPHFKAVIKAQQSYAFDPNMSEQQAYQLWCQLPLSSFVFEQDNKILGSYYIKPNAMGPSKHICNCGYMVSEAARGQGVARKLCVHSQTEALKLGFKAMQFNSVVSSNTVAISLWQKLGFSIIGTIPKAYKHPELSYIDCLIMHKQLSDY
- the urtC gene encoding urea ABC transporter permease subunit UrtC, encoding MPKSLLVRFLVKDKVGNAMLLALLLSAILVPMMSLLLSPENPLHLSSYWVTLLGKYLCYALLAIAVDLVWGYCGILSLGHGAFFALGGYAMGMYLMRQIGDRGVYANPELPDFMVFLDWSELPWYWFGFDMFPFAMLMVFLAPGILAFIFGYLAFRSRVTGVYLSIITQALTYALMLAFFRNDMGFGGNNGLTDFKDILGYNLQADTTRAVLFALSALALAGAYVLCRWIVNSKLGRVLIAVRDSESRTRFIGYRVERFKLFVFVVSAMLAGVAGALYVPQVGIINPGEFAPLNSIESIVWVAVGGRGTLFGAIFGALLVNFGKSWFTGAFPELWLFFLGGLFVVTTLWLPKGVVGLYASIKRKISERAAMKPSETKQAVEATEVSSEGGKAPAKPSEGAANA
- the urtA gene encoding urea ABC transporter substrate-binding protein; amino-acid sequence: MTQHSKWKKLVTVAGGVALAFSMNAAQAAETIKVGVLHSLSGTMAISETTLKDTVLMMIEEQNKKGGLLGKKLEPVVVDPASNWPLFAEKARELLDKEQVDVIFGCWTSVSRKSVLPVIEELNGMLFYPVQYEGEESSKNVFYTGAAPNQQAIPAVDYLMAEEGVERWVLAGTDYVYPRTTNKILEAYLKSKGVADADIMINYTPFGHSDWQTIVSDVKKFGGAGKKTAVVSTINGDANVPFYKELANQGISAEDIPVVAFSVGEEELSGFDTAPLVGHLAAWNYFQSADSEANESFIEAWKAYTGDDKRVTNDPMEATYIGFQMWAEAVEKAGTTDTDPVRDAMYGITVPNLTGGYAVMNTNHHLTKPVLIGEIQADGQFETVWQTAGGVIGDAWTDHLEESALIVADWTAPIACGNFNIKTGQCSGQNY
- the urtE gene encoding urea ABC transporter ATP-binding subunit UrtE, producing the protein MLELSQVDSHYGASQALYNVNLSAEPGKISCVLGRNGVGKTTLLKALAGQQNISAGSIMFNGKDISKMSAAQRAKQGIAIVPQGREIFGQLTVLENLKTGFSVLPKSERFIPDEIFRLFPVLKQMLARRGGDLSGGQQQQLAIARALIMRPKLLMLDEPTEGIQPSIIKDIQKVLALLRDRGEMAIVLVEQYFDFAVALADHYTVLDRGNVVLQGSKDEVDEADVKRWMSV
- a CDS encoding S41 family peptidase, whose product is MHLGFPAVFVTIFLVACATNTPSKVDVAVTPSNSEQPAVAGATKPEYDDSVPQAKPILGDSPAVTQNLKTGMKRLTALLSRSHIQAFDSQRLLSQYYFDQLIALEFSQQCLLSAEELSALRQTYRDDLALGLAKGLLDSSLSILSLADERKQQSLVYKIQQFEPEQAPVSQHAAHELSACWQQQLQDDLQWLARLGLDTESARQFVYKRYQLQLDTLEQNTDIHQFDRLAQAYVKAYSNSESYHSAEYKEQYRKVSNGTYGLGLVFDSDTKGAKVKYKRGHSNSALKVDDVIVAIEDNGRVIPLLGEELASVVSLVKGPEGSTVKVMVLKANSNELVTYTEQRIAFKREMLGYKIIKSHPKTALIHFESMPKDFAKELEAALIELQAKGVDNVLIDLRNNGGGSLTEVITLPGLFGITEPVLLVAHGKDSQLEVEAMSAKPAANPFLGKVTILLNQASAAGTEIFAAAMQDYGRAIIIGDTSFGRGTIQQYRSLSRLYDVEEVFGAVQYTIAKVYRITGEGLQNRGIRPDVELPMVRPLGDKPLDPRLKWDQIEALQGRSRALQIDIKQLQTKLKSHYDLTETLTEQQVEQLAVELALIYADLN